A single region of the Silene latifolia isolate original U9 population chromosome 8, ASM4854445v1, whole genome shotgun sequence genome encodes:
- the LOC141596533 gene encoding cyclin-U4-1-like — protein sequence MGELENPTTMPKMINYLSSLLQRVAESNDIHSLSIIPQKVSIFHGLTPPTISIPCYLERIFKYANCSPCCFVVAYVYLDRFTQRQPLLLLNSFNIHRLLITSVMVAAKFMDDLYYNNAYYAKIGGISTTEMNFLEVDFLFGLGFHLNVTPTTFHTYCSYLQREMLLLQTPLNLVVSDSNSSIIMGKSTNNKLIHSCFDEDETTSHQLHQQLAV from the exons ATGGGAGAGCTAGAAAACCCAACCACAATGCCAAAGATGATCAACTACCTTTCTTCTCTTTTACAACGCGTCGCCGAGTCGAATGACATCCATAGCCTTTCAATTATACCACAAAAAGTTTCAATCTTTCATGGGTTAACTCCTCCTACAATTTCCATACCATGttatttagagagaatttttaAGTATGCAAATTGTAGTCCTTGTTGTTTTGTTGTTGCTTATGTTTATCTTGATCGTTTTACTCAAAGACAACCTTTGTTGCTCCTTAATTCCTTCAACATTCATCGATTGTTGATCACTAGTGTCATGGTTGCTGCTAAGTTCATGGATGATTT gtATTACAACAATGCATATTATGCCAAAATTGGTGGAATAAGCACTACAGAAATGAACTTCCTAGAGGTGGatttcttatttggtttgggATTTCATTTAAATGTGACTCCTACCACATTCCACACCTATTGTTCTTACCTCCAAAGAGAGATGTTGCTACTTCAAACCCCTCTTAATCTAGTTGTTTCCGATTCAAATTCGTCGATAATTATGGGTAAATCGACGAATAATAAGCTAATTCACTCTTGTTTCGATGAAGATGAGACTACTTCTCATCAATTACATCAACAATTAGCTGTTTAA